One Myripristis murdjan chromosome 18, fMyrMur1.1, whole genome shotgun sequence DNA window includes the following coding sequences:
- the LOC115376948 gene encoding low density lipoprotein receptor adapter protein 1 — MVVDLHLPIVRGKIIGLSGSCEAQEDTVCMKLWLDKNSGCSNAPSVEETWKSGRKPEKDQSAIFNCTSAASSPSSKTVQKSSLRHTMSLSTFHLMQTLKNSPAALRRRFRRDRTESLSHGDPLFKVHYLGTEKIFSLDREQAQDAIVRLLEGAAKGKKLSKDHALVVRPRYVEVKELSTGRQLTKTYLQDIAYCAADANRPNVFLYICKHHGQQLQCRVFWCSRAERARDMTACLAHSFQRALSDWQDGSATLNPPDMKGKWAEESTNSPSTAKSCTLPASLGKVRWKKRGSMSRSPLRAITRRGSASDSWN, encoded by the exons ATGGTAGTCGACCTCCACCTGCCCATTGTCCGAGGAAAGATCATTGGGCTCTCCGGTTCATGTGAGGCGCAAGAGGACACCGTTTGCATGAAACTGTGGCTAG ATAAGAACAGTGGATGCAGCAACGCTCCATCTGTGGAAGAAACGTGGAAGAGTGGGAGAAAGCCTGAAAAGGACCAATCGGCCATCTTCAACTGCACCTCAGCTGCTTCCAGCCCGTCCTCCAAAACCGTCCAAAAGTCCAGCCTGAGACACACCATGTCTCTCAGCACCTTCCACCTCATGCAGACCCTTAAAAACTCTCCTGCTGCGCTACGTCGCCGCTTCCGCCGCGACCGCACCGAGTCATTATCCCATGGTGACCCGCTCTTCAAGGTCCACTACCTGGGCACAGAGAAAATCTTCTCTCTGGATCGAGAGCAAGCCCAGGACGCTATCGTGCGCTTACTGGAGGGAGCCGCTAAGGGGAAGAAGCTGAGTAAAGATCATGCTCTGGTGGTGCGCCCGAGGTATGTTGAGGTCAAGGAACTGAGTACGGGTCggcagctcaccaagacatacCTGCAGGACATTGCGTACTGTGCCGCCGATGCCAACCGACCCAACGTCTTTCTGTACATCTGCAAACATCAcgggcagcagctgcagtgccGGGTTTTCTGGTGCAGCCGGGCAGAGCGGGCACGAGACATGACGGCTTGCCTGGCTCATTCCTTCCAGAGGGCGCTGAGTGACTGGCAAGACGGATCAGCAACCCTCAACCCACCCGACATGAAGGGGAAGTGGGCAGAGGAGTCGACCAACTCGCCTTCAACAGCAAAGAGCTGCACGCTGCCTGCCAGTCTGGGAAAAG TTCGCTGGAAGAAGAGGGGCTCGATGTCCCGTAGCCCCCTCAGGGCCATCACCAGAAGAGGATCTGCTTCCGACAGCTGGAATTGA